A genomic stretch from Alosa sapidissima isolate fAloSap1 chromosome 3, fAloSap1.pri, whole genome shotgun sequence includes:
- the rasd2 gene encoding GTP-binding protein Rhes, whose protein sequence is MEVNATEKVFHSVDGTAKTFYVTPSDNSLLAEVPVQFVNGKVVNSSAMLHEYKSAAQCLHAAGVKVSTISKARMGILKNVTNWRRERKTRVVRSSSVGHRHSSSDRPKSVDPLAPLLLHGQSCTSSTRQDADADELRFSKPRNYRRVVVLGAPRVGKTAILRRFLQGGFEDNYIPTTEDFHSKLYHIRGETYQIDILDASNERDFPAKRRLSILTGDIFLLVFSVDDRQSFNEVCSLRTEIKLAKSKLGKSKENTQVPIVICGNKVDLQAKRVVSRPEMCERLGEDAAVFETSAKDGTQMEKMFEALAQLGGLPVETRPSLHRDISIRSYEALHGGKRSKREIRLLALDGPCGAVYPLARRPSYHSDLRRILGPSASKRTTPIERCQIQ, encoded by the exons ATGGAGGTGAACGCAACTGAGAAAGTGTTTCACTCGGTTGACGGCACCGCCAAAACGTTCTATGTTACTCCATCTGACAACAGTTTGCTTGCCGAAGTGCCCGTGCAGTTTGTTAATGGAAAGGTGGTGAACTCCTCGGCAATGCTTCATGAGTACAAAAGCGCAGCTCAGTGCTTGCATGCCGCCGGGGTTAAGGTCTCTACCATCTCAAAGGCTCGAATGGGTATTCTAAAAAATGTTACAAACTGGaggcgagagagaaagacaagggTTGTGCGGTCCTCCAGCGTTGGCCATCGACATTCATCATCTGACAGACCCAAGTCCGTTGATCCATTAGCTCCGCTTCTGCTTCATGGGCAGAGCTGCACGAGCTCCACGAGGCAAGACGCAGATGCAGACGAACTACGCTTCAGCAAACCAAGAAATTACCGGCGCGTAGTGGTCCTTGGCGCACCGAGAGTGGGTAAGACGGCCATCCTGAGACGATTCTTGCAAGGAGGGTTTGAGGACAATTATATACCCACAACAGAAGACTTTCACAGTAAACTGTACCACATCCGTGGAGAAACGTATCAGATCGATATTCTGGACGCCTCAAATGAGAGGGACTTCCCCGCCAAGCGTAGGCTGTCAATACTTACAG GTGATATATTCCTCCTTGTGTTTAGTGTGGATGACAGGCAGTCTTTCAACGAAGTCTGTTCTTTACGCACAGAGATTAAACTGGCCAAATCCAAGCTTGGCAAGTCTAAAGAGAACACTCAAGTCCCCATAGTGATATGCGGGAACAAAGTCGACCTGCAGGCCAAGAGGGTCGTCAGCCGTCCAGAGATGTGCGAAAGACTCGGGGAAGACGCTGCTGTGTTTGAAACATCGGCTAAAGACGGTACCCAAATGGAGAAGATGTTCGAAGCCCTGGCACAGCTCGGCGGACTCCCTGTCGAGACACGCCCGTCCCTGCACAGGGACATTTCAATTCGCTCCTATGAAGCGCTGCACGGTGGAAAGCGAAGCAAACGGGAGATCCGATTGCTCGCCTTAGATGGACCTTGCGGTGCAGTTTATCCACTGGCTCGCCGCCCTAGTTATCACAGCGATCTTCGTCGCATTCTCGGACCTAGTGCCTCTAAGAGGACCACTCCTATTGAGAGGTGCCAGATCCAATGA